The following is a genomic window from Planctomycetia bacterium.
GATCAAGTTCCACCGCCACAAAAGTCCTCATGGTCTGCAATTCTCGCTCTGGCTGCGACTATAAACGATGTGGCCGTATTGACCGGACCGGATGTGTTATCCTCGGAATTCGCGATCGTACGCACGTTCCGGCCGATCGGCCACCGGAGCCATTGGATATGTCATCCATGCTGAGCCTGTATCTTCCGGAGTTATTGATTGTGGCCTGGGTGCTGAGTTTGTTTTATCGCACCGACCGACGGCTGCGGCGGATCGAACTGGAGTTGGAACAACTCAAAGAAACTCGACCTTGACAGCCTCTGTTTGCCGAACACGGATCGCTTCTTAAACCGCGTATGCTTCGAGCTCGATCTCCGGGATATCCGCGAAGTGTTTGACGTTTGACGTAACGAGCGTCTCCTGATGGCGAATCGCCACGGAGGCGATGAGCGCGTCCATGTCCCCGGTGGGACGATCGATCTTCAACAAGCGCCCCTGAATGAGCCCAAACAGCTCGGCACAGGCCGGGTCGAAAGCGAGAACCCTGAATCCCTCGAGCGCGGTGTTCAACTTCTCCCGCTCCAGTTCGGCGTCGTTTGCGCGATGCACGCCCACCATCAATTCAGCAACGTTGAAGCATGTCGTGGTCAGAGACTTGCCTTCAGCACAGAGTCGGCGAATCGCGGATGATGCCCGGCGCATCCCGACTCGCCCGCCACGTCCCATGAGGTCGAGCAGCACGCTTGTGTCGAAGCAGGCCATCTATCGCTCCCGCTTCGACGGGCGCCGGCGATGTCCGATCTGTTCTTCGACGGCCTTGATCGCCTGCCGGCTCATCGGGCTCTTCGCGACGCGGTGGAGCCAGGCCTCGACGTCGATCGGTGGGCGGACGACGCGTTTGATCACCTCGCTGAATGACTCACCTTCGCGCTTGCACTTCTTGAGTCGGTCGTAGGCATCCGTATCAATGGTGATGGATTTGACGGCCATGGCAATCTCCGTGTACGTGTATGTACACTTATTCTAGCATTCATCATAAATCGTCGTCAATGCTTTTCCACTCATCGGCCCTCATTGCTCGCCTAGTTTTGAAGCCCTCTACACCTGCCTCAGAACGATCTCCGCGATCCGCCGGCCGGCCCTGCCGTCGGTCAACTCACTCCGCCGAATCGGCCGCGCCGGGCTCGTGCGAAAGTCCTCAAAGGTCGCCCGGATATGTGATGCCGTCGGCTTCACCAATCGGTTGGTCCCCTGCGTCAGCGTATAAGGCCGCTCCGTTGTCTCGCGCAGCGTCATGCAGGGCACGCCGA
Proteins encoded in this region:
- a CDS encoding type II toxin-antitoxin system VapC family toxin; the encoded protein is MACFDTSVLLDLMGRGGRVGMRRASSAIRRLCAEGKSLTTTCFNVAELMVGVHRANDAELEREKLNTALEGFRVLAFDPACAELFGLIQGRLLKIDRPTGDMDALIASVAIRHQETLVTSNVKHFADIPEIELEAYAV